CTTCAGCAACAATTGGCTTGTCGGTTTGTTCTACCAATTGTTTCATCAACTTGAAGTTCGGACCGCTTGACTCACCTTCTGTATACGGCGTATAACCATTCATTGTTGTTCCAATTAAGTCAAACCCTAATTCAGCCGCATTCAGCCCTTCTTCTAAGTTAGAAATATCAGCCATCAATAGTTGGTCTGGATATTTTTCTTTAATCGCTTGGAAAAACTCATTAATAGTTGTACCATCACCTCGTTTGCGTAACGTCGCATCCAAAGCAATAATGTCACTACCAACTTCTACTAATGCATCAACTTCGTCCATTGTTGCGGTAATATATGAATCATAACCTTCGTAATTTTTCTTAATAATTCCAATGACCGGCACGTCAAACGCTTCTTTAATCTGCTTAATATCAGTCACACCTTGCGCACGGATAGCCACCGCACCTGCTTCTAATGCGGCTTTTGCCATTAATACCATCACACCGCCCTCTGGACGATAGAGTGGTTCACCTGGTAAGGCTTGACACGATATAATTAATCTACCTTTTAATGATTCAATTAACGGATGTACCATTATCCTTTCACCGCCCCAACTGTAATACCTTGTGCAAAGAAACTTTGGAACATTAAGAACACAATAATCATCGGTAAAGATGCCACCAATGCACCTGCCATCAATAAACCATAGTTCAATGAGAACTCAGCTTGTTGTGCCATCGATGCTAACCCTAAAGGTAAAGTTTTCATCACTTCCGAGTTTGTAAACACCAATTGTGAGAAATAATCGTTCCAACTAGAAATAAATGTAAAAATCGCTAATGCACCAATACCTGGTTTAACAATTGGCAAGACGATATTGGTAAATTTCTTAATTTCACCACAACCATCAATATCTGCAGATTCTAATAATGAATCTGGCACTGAATGTGAGAATTGTTTCATCAAGAAAATACCGAATGGCCAACCCACTGCTGGCAAGATTAATGCACGATACG
The genomic region above belongs to Aerococcaceae bacterium zg-1292 and contains:
- a CDS encoding N-acetylmannosamine-6-phosphate 2-epimerase, with amino-acid sequence MVHPLIESLKGRLIISCQALPGEPLYRPEGGVMVLMAKAALEAGAVAIRAQGVTDIKQIKEAFDVPVIGIIKKNYEGYDSYITATMDEVDALVEVGSDIIALDATLRKRGDGTTINEFFQAIKEKYPDQLLMADISNLEEGLNAAELGFDLIGTTMNGYTPYTEGESSGPNFKLMKQLVEQTDKPIVAEGKIHTPDELSIAFAKGIHTAVVGGAITRPLEIAKRFMEVVPVIPGEEDMF
- a CDS encoding carbohydrate ABC transporter permease, translating into MEFKKFGLYNILSFTLLSALTIFFIFPFYWIATGAFKLQDVAIALPPQWFPTSPTLDNFRQLLVPLTARWFFNSVFVSLTTTILVCLTASLAGYALAKKRFPGVKLLFAIFIGAMALPKQVILIPLLRLITEMQLMDTYRALILPAVGWPFGIFLMKQFSHSVPDSLLESADIDGCGEIKKFTNIVLPIVKPGIGALAIFTFISSWNDYFSQLVFTNSEVMKTLPLGLASMAQQAEFSLNYGLLMAGALVASLPMIIVFLMFQSFFAQGITVGAVKG